In Candidatus Methylomirabilota bacterium, one genomic interval encodes:
- a CDS encoding GDP-mannose 4,6-dehydratase codes for MSREASWKDRPVLVTGLTGFVGSVLSARLAALGARVVGLVWDELPDASLDRPGLESRVTVVRGSLEDAALLNWTVAEYEPEVVYHLGAQAFVETANKEPLRTFKANIEGTWNLLEACRASRAVRAVVFASSDKAYGSHTDLPYREDLPLLPQYPYDVSKACADLLARCYYAIWGVPAVVTRFANIYGPGDLNFSRLVPETVRAALEGRRPSTRSDRSPERDYVYIDDVVDLSLLLAERIEDTRGEAFNAGHGTPVRVLDLVRLILELAGRPDLVPEVLGTGTLAGEIDRQWLDAAKAKRVLGWQPRVGLEEGLRRTIAWYRDALIGAGRR; via the coding sequence GTGAGCCGGGAGGCGTCCTGGAAGGACCGCCCGGTCCTGGTCACGGGCCTCACGGGCTTCGTGGGCTCGGTGCTGAGTGCCCGCTTGGCCGCTCTGGGGGCTCGGGTGGTCGGCCTGGTCTGGGACGAGCTGCCGGACGCGAGCCTCGACCGGCCCGGGCTCGAGAGTCGCGTCACGGTCGTCCGCGGCAGCCTCGAGGACGCCGCCCTCCTGAACTGGACGGTCGCGGAATACGAGCCCGAGGTTGTGTATCACCTGGGCGCCCAGGCCTTTGTCGAGACTGCGAACAAGGAACCGCTCCGCACGTTCAAGGCCAACATCGAGGGGACCTGGAATCTGCTCGAGGCCTGCCGCGCCTCGAGGGCCGTGCGCGCCGTGGTGTTTGCGTCGAGCGACAAGGCCTACGGGAGCCACACCGACCTGCCGTACCGCGAGGACTTGCCGCTCCTGCCCCAGTACCCCTACGATGTCTCCAAGGCGTGCGCCGATCTCCTCGCCCGCTGCTACTACGCGATCTGGGGCGTGCCGGCGGTGGTCACGCGGTTCGCCAACATTTACGGCCCCGGCGACCTGAACTTTTCGCGCCTCGTGCCCGAGACGGTGCGCGCGGCGCTCGAGGGGCGGCGGCCCAGCACCCGGAGCGATAGGTCACCCGAGCGCGACTATGTCTACATCGACGACGTGGTCGATCTCTCCCTGCTGCTCGCCGAGCGGATCGAAGACACCCGGGGTGAGGCGTTCAACGCGGGGCACGGCACTCCGGTGCGTGTGCTCGACCTCGTCCGGCTGATCTTGGAGTTGGCGGGACGTCCGGATCTGGTCCCCGAGGTGCTCGGGACGGGGACGCTTGCGGGTGAGATCGATCGCCAGTGGCTCGACGCGGCCAAGGCCAAGCGCGTGCTCGGCTGGCAGCCGCGCGTCGGCCTCGAGGAAGGCCTGCGCCGAACCATCGCCTGGTACCGCGATGCCTTGATCGGCGCCGGCCGACGCTAG
- a CDS encoding sugar phosphate nucleotidyltransferase — MRDDGQITRFDEKPVLDDWVNGGFFVYRWELFDFLADDDVLEGAPLERLAKDGQLMAFRHTGFWACMDTYKDALTLNELWVSGEPPWRVW, encoded by the coding sequence GTGCGGGACGACGGGCAGATCACGCGCTTCGACGAGAAACCGGTGCTCGACGACTGGGTGAACGGGGGTTTCTTCGTTTACCGGTGGGAACTCTTCGACTTCCTGGCCGACGACGACGTCCTCGAGGGCGCCCCGCTCGAGCGACTGGCCAAGGACGGCCAACTCATGGCGTTTCGCCACACGGGCTTCTGGGCCTGCATGGACACCTACAAGGACGCCCTCACGCTCAACGAGCTGTGGGTCTCCGGGGAGCCCCCGTGGCGGGTGTGGTGA
- a CDS encoding HAD family hydrolase, with amino-acid sequence MIKAVTMDFWGTLLLDSPAADERYRRERLVRISEVLTERGIEVPIPALARGYEESRRQLTKVWRELRDVPVERHATLLLQAVDVALPGRLGAGGLAAVTWAYASPALDAPPPVDPGAAAALEALAERGIAVCLVSNTLRTPGAVLRRILKNEGLHEAFTSMVFSDECGIRKPASGIFHQALSRLGVAPQHAVHVGDDARLDVEGARLAAMRVIQVGGDRACDTLPDAFIQSLSELPAALDWLEAPWSSRSVALGTLTQTTGFR; translated from the coding sequence ATGATCAAGGCAGTCACGATGGACTTCTGGGGAACACTGCTGCTGGACAGCCCCGCCGCCGACGAGCGTTATCGGCGCGAGCGGCTCGTGCGCATCTCCGAGGTGCTCACCGAGCGCGGCATCGAGGTGCCCATCCCGGCTCTCGCGCGGGGCTACGAAGAATCCCGCCGTCAGTTGACGAAGGTGTGGCGCGAGCTGCGCGATGTCCCCGTCGAGCGGCACGCGACGCTGCTGCTCCAGGCCGTGGACGTCGCGCTGCCCGGACGGCTCGGCGCGGGCGGTCTTGCCGCGGTCACCTGGGCCTACGCGAGCCCCGCCCTCGACGCGCCGCCGCCCGTCGATCCCGGTGCCGCGGCCGCCCTCGAGGCGCTCGCCGAACGGGGCATCGCAGTCTGCCTCGTCTCGAACACGCTGCGAACGCCCGGCGCGGTGTTGCGGCGGATCCTCAAGAACGAAGGCCTGCACGAGGCGTTCACGAGCATGGTCTTCTCGGATGAGTGCGGCATTCGCAAGCCGGCTTCCGGTATCTTCCATCAGGCTCTCAGCCGCCTCGGGGTAGCCCCCCAGCACGCCGTACACGTGGGCGACGACGCCAGGCTCGACGTCGAGGGGGCACGGCTGGCGGCTATGCGGGTCATCCAGGTCGGTGGTGACCGGGCCTGCGACACTCTGCCGGACGCCTTCATCCAAAGCCTGAGCGAGCTGCCCGCAGCCCTGGACTGGCTCGAGGCGCCCTGGAGTTCCCGGAGCGTGGCGTTGGGAACTTTGACACAGACTACCGGATTCCGGTAG
- a CDS encoding outer membrane beta-barrel protein, producing MCLAAFLPTPAWALNFEEWVRGLTVTPFLSEKVEYESNVFQTPNRARSDTVFKTIPGFLAELSRRPLSASVGYRAEILNYVTLTGQNTTNHFAVAQLKLDMPRLTLQLRDDFTETTSPPGNELTGPVKSETNVLAPTAEYRLTERFSASANYAWTHLHFPANSAAASSSNAQQNQAVQQLDSDLQLGGATLWWKFLAKSDVGLSLQYGVQTFNNDSNRDNRQEIVALVLRGDVTSKLSSTFRIGIERWESVNGTVPGYTGLIMGGGWMFQATERTQFTLNTDRSPQLSVFESAQYYINSSAWLGVRHEFPSRKVAFWLRTGAGEDAYTTKQLTANGVTTKYRQDTLVGAALGLDYAIQPWLRTGIEYSFKQRTSNFSQFNYDDSKISGRITLEF from the coding sequence ATGTGCCTCGCGGCCTTTCTGCCCACCCCGGCGTGGGCGCTCAACTTCGAGGAATGGGTCAGGGGACTGACCGTCACGCCCTTCCTATCTGAAAAGGTCGAATACGAGAGCAACGTGTTCCAGACGCCGAACAGAGCCAGGAGCGACACGGTCTTCAAGACCATCCCGGGTTTCCTGGCGGAGCTGTCGCGGCGCCCGCTCAGCGCGAGCGTCGGCTACCGCGCCGAGATCCTCAACTACGTCACGCTGACCGGCCAGAACACCACGAACCACTTCGCCGTAGCGCAACTGAAGCTCGACATGCCGCGGCTCACGCTCCAGTTGCGGGACGACTTCACCGAGACGACCAGCCCGCCGGGCAACGAGCTCACCGGGCCGGTCAAGAGCGAGACCAACGTGCTCGCGCCGACGGCAGAATACCGTCTGACCGAACGCTTCTCCGCGAGCGCGAACTACGCGTGGACGCACCTCCACTTTCCGGCCAATTCCGCGGCCGCAAGCTCGTCCAACGCCCAGCAGAACCAAGCCGTGCAGCAACTGGACAGCGATTTGCAGCTCGGCGGCGCCACGCTGTGGTGGAAATTCCTGGCGAAGTCGGACGTCGGCCTGAGCCTCCAGTACGGCGTCCAGACCTTCAACAACGACTCCAATCGCGACAATCGCCAGGAGATCGTCGCACTCGTGCTCCGCGGCGACGTGACATCGAAGCTGTCGTCGACCTTCAGGATCGGCATCGAGCGCTGGGAATCGGTCAACGGCACCGTCCCGGGCTACACCGGCCTCATCATGGGCGGCGGCTGGATGTTCCAGGCGACCGAGCGCACCCAGTTCACCCTGAACACAGACCGGAGCCCGCAGCTGTCCGTCTTCGAGAGCGCCCAGTACTACATCAACAGCTCGGCGTGGCTCGGCGTCCGCCACGAGTTCCCATCGCGCAAGGTCGCGTTCTGGCTCCGGACGGGCGCCGGCGAGGACGCGTACACCACCAAGCAGCTCACGGCCAACGGCGTCACGACCAAGTACCGCCAGGACACGCTGGTCGGCGCGGCCCTCGGCCTCGACTACGCCATCCAGCCGTGGCTGCGCACGGGTATCGAGTACTCCTTCAAGCAGCGGACGTCGAACTTCTCCCAATTCAACTATGACGACAGCAAGATCTCTGGTAGGATTACCCTGGAGTTCTAA
- a CDS encoding polysaccharide biosynthesis/export family protein gives MLFASLALVWGPAARAQEYVIGARDVLKVTVWGQDDLTKEYLVDPDGYVSFPFIGRVKATGLTPTAFAAELGAKLEKDYLVNPQVLVSVKEHLSQKVHVSGEAEKPGVYYLSGPTTVRDIITRAGGLSRLAGSQIVLLRAETLRGLEGKGPEAGTFRLSVARVLAGDSAENVAVADGDTLVVPKGNTYFVFGEVRKPGAYQLDKDTNVLEGITLAGGFTDKAAPGRVRVIRSTPGGQQVISVDMNDVIKGGRRDKAIPLRENDVVVVPESFF, from the coding sequence CTGCTATTCGCGAGCCTCGCGCTCGTTTGGGGTCCGGCTGCCCGGGCGCAGGAGTACGTCATCGGCGCCCGCGACGTGCTCAAAGTCACGGTCTGGGGTCAGGACGACCTCACCAAGGAATACCTGGTTGACCCGGATGGCTACGTCTCCTTCCCGTTCATCGGGCGGGTCAAGGCCACGGGGCTGACGCCGACGGCGTTCGCCGCAGAGCTCGGAGCCAAGCTCGAGAAGGACTATCTCGTCAACCCGCAGGTGCTCGTCTCGGTCAAGGAGCATCTCTCGCAGAAGGTGCACGTCAGCGGCGAGGCCGAGAAACCGGGCGTGTACTACTTGAGCGGGCCGACCACGGTTCGCGACATCATCACCCGCGCCGGCGGGCTGTCGAGGTTGGCGGGCAGCCAGATCGTGCTCCTGCGGGCGGAGACCCTGCGCGGGTTGGAGGGCAAGGGCCCCGAAGCCGGGACGTTTCGGCTCAGTGTCGCGCGGGTGCTCGCGGGCGACTCTGCCGAAAACGTCGCCGTGGCAGACGGCGACACGCTCGTGGTGCCCAAGGGCAACACGTACTTCGTCTTCGGCGAGGTCAGGAAGCCGGGCGCCTATCAGCTCGACAAGGACACCAACGTGCTCGAAGGGATCACGCTGGCCGGCGGATTTACCGACAAGGCGGCGCCGGGTCGTGTTCGCGTTATCCGCAGCACCCCGGGCGGCCAGCAAGTCATCAGCGTGGACATGAACGACGTCATCAAGGGGGGCCGGCGGGACAAGGCCATCCCGCTCCGCGAGAATGACGTCGTGGTGGTGCCCGAAAGTTTTTTTTAG